actactgagtttcttgtcggttgcCTTTTTTTCGGTAGAAAATACATTCCGAAACTGTGatagctttatttatataatttaattccgtaaaatgacgattcaagagtggttgtaaaagcctacttgaacttagtatttttatttgatttcatttcaagcaatgttaataaagttatgCTCAAAGTATAAGACTTTAGAAGACATACAATCTACGGCGTCCAACGCgtttgaattttaaacataCTGATTGTAGTGTACTCTttgatagtataaataaaaaagtatatgtattatcatgtaaataattgtgtatGTATTATCTGTGaagtctaatattttttattttacatgtcAATGTCAAGCTTGTGGTGTGGTATAGTCTCGTGTAAAAAGTGGATGTCTTTCTGACCTATTTTCACATTTcagtaatttaattagtatgaAGCCTAATCTCATTTTCCGTAGGAAGTTTATGAGCTTATTCCTTagaaatatctaattaaaaagtatgaaCCCTAAAAGTCTTGAAGCAAGAAATCGTGATGATAATCCGTTTAAAGGACTTAAAATATCGAATTCAAGTACATTAGATGGTGTAAGCAATCGTAGCCCATGCCCACGTTGTGGTAAATCCCGAATGTATTTTTGCTATACATGCTTTGTTCCCGTGTCCTGTTTAGAAGGTCGCATTCCGATATGTAGTGTAAgaacataagtttattttatattgttagtttattaaaatattttttaccatggtacttatattttttaatttttagctgCCAATAAAAGTTGATATAATCAAACACAAACGTGAAATAGACGGTAAAAGCACCGCAGCCCATGCCGCTGTCTTAGCGCCTGGTGATGTTAATGTCTATACATATCCTGAAATACCAGAATATGTAATAGATGGGagaacagttttgttatatccAGGAACAGAAGCTCGCACTGTTAAAGAGTTGTTTACGGGTAAATGCAACTCTCAGACTTACACTGAAAATGTTTTAGCTCAATTGCCTTCTGGATATAATGTTGGTACTTTGATGACAAAAATCTTCAGTCATAATAAtggtaataatgaaatatatcatgCAGAAGAATTACCAATTAATCGGTTAGTTTTAATTGATAGTACATGGAATCAGAGTCGAGGAATATTTGCAGATAaaagattacaaaaaatacctcaaattgttttacaaaatagaATATCTCAGTTTTGGCGCCATCAAAAGGGAAGTCCCAGATGGTATCTTTCAACAATTGAAGCATTGCATCAGTTATTATTGGAGTTACATATGAGTGCTTGGGGTCGTAGTATACTCTATGAAAATGAACTTACTAAACATTTTCCAATACACACACAAGAAAACCATACTTTATGCAAACCATATGATGGACAATATGAcaaccttttatattttttcaaatatatgtatgaaaaattACACACTTTATATAAACATGATGATCTACTGGCTTACAAAAGACCCAtggaaatataatgtaaaatttcactatatttttttttgtctcctGGATGTTCTGGATGTTGGATGTCTCAAACTGTTACTGGTTCCAATTTTATATCCtaagaaaacataattatttcacCTGGTTTTACTCTCTTTATAAATTGTggataggaaaaaaaaatgttataaaatcaaGGACCAttgattactaaatatattctgTGTATGGAGGTTACTGGTTAAACTTGAGCAAATTTTGTCCAGACAATTTGATATGCAGATATTTTTTCAggataagttttaaatacacctagtaaaaatataatccgTCCATACCCCTCAACTCATCAGTGTTGAATCATAAATTTTGCAAAGATAACTTATTAATGTatgtgcaatatatatatatatatatgtaataaaataaaactaatttttctACAATTTTCTAATTGAATAATtgcatttcaaaataaatataatatttgagaagatcacatataaaattaaaccctGTTCCAATTAAaaaaggagtaaagataaacatacctttgattatcatatttaatgtcATTTGCTTATAGtgctgctatattatgcactccaaacagtttttaattaatataccctTAGATATATGTTATACATGACAATATGTAAGCACTACCATTTTACTTCCAATGTTGGGATAAAAGCCTCATCAACATTCAAAACATTTGAATGTAATTATGAATATCATTTCTTTATTCAAGATCTCAACTAATGTTTCAGAAAAAAAgctagtttaaattaaatgttaatgaaataaaatgtgaaagtaaatctttatttaaaatatcaatgtatatctttaaaaaaattgacattcttaacttttaacaaataacTGTCAATACACATGTTTAAGATTGTATTGCTCAAACATCTAATAGATGAAATAAAGTTTATGATTtgagtattgttttattatttctgtgAAAAAAGatgtaagaaaaaacaaaataggaCATTTCccatactttaattatatattgctattaaaaattatttcaactagaaacaatttttattaaataaaatgacaaattatatattatcagttGTTTTGTCACTATGATggttataagaaataatattacaaatattttataacttgcGTAAATCTAAGACAAAAACACTTCCATCACTAGCACTTGCTCCTACTTTAGTACCTCTAGAATTCCAACACACCTCGAAGATACCTCCTGTGCCTTTATAAGAATGAACTAAGCCTCCTGTTTGAGTTGACCATATGTGTACACATTTATCGAATGAACCACTGGCTAAaaactttccatcaggtgaaaaTGCAACACTGTAGACAGGCTCTGTGTGTTTTGTAAGTGTGTGAATACAAACTCCTCTTTCTACATCCCATAAGCGTACCGTTGAATCAAAAGATGCACTGGCAAGTATCAAATTCATGTTAGGATTTTGTGTACCTGGTCCAGTTGGAGACcactttatagtatatatttcctTGGAGTGAGCTTTCAAATCATGAACACATGTGTCTTGTTTCATTGACCATATTTTAAGTGTCATGTCATCTGAGCAAGAAGCAAGTAATTGTCCTTGAGGATCCCATTTAATTGCATTTACttcattctaaaaaaatataaatattttatatttagaaatatgtatgtacaaaataagcattgttattttataatcaacaattgataaaattgattaaCAATTGGTACTAACTGTGTGGCCTTGGAAGCTCTTTATAGGTTTATCTACATGAAGTCTGCAGACATGTATACATTGATCCGTGGAGCATGATGCAAATGCAGTATTTGTTTGCCAATCAACATCCAGTGCTGGTGCTGCATGGAATGAAAACTGCTGTGTGCATTGCCCTGATGCTGCATCCCAAATAATTGTTGTCTTGTCAACCTAAAAATAGCTTGTTGTGATTTTAagttttacatacaaattttagtatttttgctaatattttctttaaacataCCCCAGCACTCAAAATGTAATTTCCTCGTTTGTTCCATTTGAGAGCAAAAATTGGGCCCTTATGTTGACCTAGAGTGGAAGCTAATGTGCCATCTGTTGTCCATATGCGAGCATAACCATCATATGATCCAGTTGCTAGAAGGTTACCATcacactgaaaataaaaataatgaagttaatgaaatattttattaaggacatttctattgtataattttgtaaaaaattataactcaaTATGCACAAAtctgtataaaaacaaattcatcATCAGTATACTTATAATACTACTACTGTACAAATAATACTTAAGATAAGAAAacaaatggaataaaaatattaatttaagttgaaaatttaaatggaaaaaaaatggaCTTACATTCCAATCCAATGATGTGACATCCTTATTACTGGGCACTTCTGCTCCACCTTTTTGAATACAATGCCTCAAAACCAGCTGGTTAGGAGTTGTGGCAGGATTATCTGACATGTCCCATATcctaaaattttagtttttttttaaatattggttgaCAGACAGGCAAATGGGTCCCCTGATAGATATGGGCAtggtaagaaattttaactattacattgccaatgcaccatcaaccaTGGGGACTATgttgttatgtcacttgtgcctgtaattacactggttcactcatctttcaaaccagaacataaccatattaaatattgctgcttcGCAGTTGAATATGTAAAAGGTAATACCCTGGTGGGCTTtcataaagccctaccattaAGTAGACtgaataatttatgaatgttttcaaaataattgaattagaatattttatgaacatagTCCCAATCATTTGTCCTCCAAAATAATTAACTACAaactttatcaaattttattttgacaaaaataatactCACCTAGCTGTACTGTCTCCTGAGCCACTTGCCAAAAGATCTGTGCTGGGATTCCATGCACATATAAATACTTCTGATTCATGTCCTCTAAGAACTGTTGCTTTACTAGCAGGTATTTCAATTGACTGATCTACATCCATATTCTCGGGGGCACTTGGAGTTGCAGCCCCACCTGTTGTTGTAGCTGCAGTACATGTAGTTCCCTGGAGATTGATTGtctataattaacaaaaatcacatattaatatacaataatgttatattatacaataaacattaaacttatgtttttttttaaatgaagtaatatttcatgataaacattaaacatcatataatatcagtatatataaaagttctttaatttactatttacatttaatgCACTTACATCAACACCATTTTGTTCCCCGCCTGAGCCTGGTTCTTTATTAGCTTGTTTTTGTGCATTGTGAGCATTTTGTCGAGCAGCAACAATGTCAGGTGTGACTGCATCAATTAAACTAAGGCTTTCTGTGAGACGAGTTTCTGTGCCTTCAATAAAAAGAGGTGATCTAAGATATTGATGGTAAATATTCTTATGCAAATTGAAATACCTTAAAATTAGTATGttaagtattttgtataaatatatatatatatatatatatatattttattctgagATTAATAGTTTGTATGTGGATgactcatttgttttttatatatacatttaatttcacatttattaccAAAGTAATGTATTTCTTACCATCTTCTCCAATAGTTATTTCGGCTTCAGTATATTGAAGACCTTTTtgcaatatattcaataaagcgGCTGGTGGTACTAGAGCTCCGTTTATGTTACTTTGAGAAATGTGAGACTCAATTCCAAACGTGTACGCCGAATGATGAAAACCTAAAACATAACATCATCAGTTGATGTTgtacttacatacataaacaatgCATTCTAGCGTCTAATACATGGTTGTCAGATAGTAAATACCAGATTCTTGTAAGTATCGGTACACGAGAAAATTCACTTCATCTATTGAAAAACTCATGTTTACACATCGATGTTTACAATTCAATCCTAAATTAACTCAAACACTAATAAACAAATAGAGcaatcataatgttttttttttcacgagaACTATTTACTGTTGTTCACTTTACAGTTTGATTATAGCCGTAGGtacattaagtaaaatattaagctTCTGAAAAATCAGCGTCAACGCCGCGATCGTGTCCGTGGCGCTAGTGAGCTCTTTTGGTTCCTTAGACTCGCTCAATAGCGCCCCCGTCAGAGTTACATTCGcagaacattttataatactgcGTTCAGACTAGCCAATAcacttttcatattaataacaataactgtATGTAGTCAAGATTACCAAACTTTTTCCATATCAAAATATGGAAAAAGTTATCTACGAAAACAtaagatgaaaatattaatttatttaattaaaaataaatttaagtatattatattttaaaacagtgcTACTTACATTGTTTATATAGCTAGTAAATGGATCGCGTGACATAATCTTAAGTCGGAAAATATTACACAACGATAACATACTATTCATTCGTCTGTAGGCTGTATGTTGGCAATCGTTAGCCACTCagtcgataaaataaataaagttataatttaacttcaaaGCTTCAAACTTCAAAGTGCAACTGTCAATTCGCCAGTTagacaaaattgtaaatatcaaattaaaatcttaaggAACAACTGtaagtttcataatttataattaattacttgtgttttatttttatattacgaatACGCTTTTTCGAAATaacaagattttaaatattaaaatcaatgtccaatttattttgaatgcCTCCTAATTATAGCGCATTGTTTATCGGAAATTTAAATGGAAGTCCCGGCAAGTACAGTTGCTACATTACTTCATAAATTGTGCGAAAGATTGTCACCTGATCCAGGTaagcttctttttttaaaaatattgtttgtcaatttatttgttagatataatattattaattttcgatatattattaaagcgcAAAAtgcaacaatattttaaagattttattctgAAGCTTAAAAAAGgcagttaattaatttttatatgcacAAATACTTCGAATTATTTAagcaaaacttatatttatagacagataaattattttcagatgGAGCTTATGAACTGGCACTCTCATATTTGTCTTCTACGAGTGAGAAATCTCGATCAGTTCAAGATGAAAGATTTCTTTGTCAAAAGATTCATTCTCGATTAGCTAGTTTGTCAGCCAAGGATGCAGACAAGTTTAATGATTCATATGCAAAACTAAAAAATTCAGTAAggcattttgttttaaaatataaattttttatttattatttcatagtgataatagtgtaatttttattttagtttgtattaAAGCAAAGAGTTGCTGTGCTTTCATTACTGTTAGCCCTTTCTGAGACACCACAGAATTCAGAATCTACACAACAATTATTCCCCATACCTAATCTTGGACATACTGTGAgtttttgtcttttaaattatttatattagtatttttttttcccaTGTAATTGcattggaatataatatatatttatcacttcCCATCAAGGGGGCTGTTCTAAATAAAGACTAGCAAATTATGTGATAAAATAGTGTTTTAAggagtatgtgtgtgtgtgtgtgtgtgtatgtaaatAAGTGCACATTTCATTTTATCACTGGAGCGTTCCAATACAATGCTAATTATTTGTGGgtataatagttaataataatttaataacagataCCTACAGATatctatttttgatatttatttggtaaacaaactataaatattttataaatactttataatacattaagttTAGTACACAATTCTTCAATGGTTTCTAGAAaacatttttctaatataaatcacaaaaatatttggtattttgtaaaaaacatttcttataaagtataattaactaATCTACTAACTTCAATGGATGAGTGCTTGTCTTGACTTGATTAGTTAAGATAAATCCACTGTAGCCTATACCAAAATCAAGaggaataaatatatgatataatttgttGAGAACTTgaaaaatctatgatattcaatatggaaTGTTGACAAAGCTCTAATTAGAACATTGAAAGTAAGATTAATGTGGATAGacagtaagtaaatatattaagcaagaactgtttttattgcatattttagcagagctattagcaaaatGCATGGAataagtaaatctaaggtttgttatatttattccttcttaattggaataggttatacaTACACACTTTTGAGTACAATAAAATGGTTCAAGCAAAATGGATTGTTTTTAGCATGTAACCTAATATTTTGatcaaatatatgatattaaaagaaactaataaatgataatacatgtataatacaaaatataaaaatatgtgttaaatattgtttttttagaaTGATGCATTAGGTTCTACAGCGGCAACATCAAGCTCCAGTAAAAGCACTATAGGATCAGTCGGCTGGGGAAATAATGCTCTGAAACAACAGGGTTCTAACCAGAGTCTGCCATCTAACAATAGCAACTTGGTTGTGGCCTTGCAATCTaatggtaaaatatttgatacaaataatatttcacagaacaacaatgaatacaataaactttaagaaaatgtttattcatcATAGCCAATAATTACGATAATGTACTAGTTACATAATTGATCATGTAATACGCTATTTACATCTTTGTTCTCTAGCCCTAATTACTGAATCTCTGCACACGCTTCTGTTCCTATAAACAGTTTTTGTGCAGCAACTCATGTCTAACTGCCAATTTAGATTGCGTAAGttacatagtattttttaaaagaatcgtAGCAATTATAAAAGCTAATATTCCTATCTACTAAAGGATTGGGAAGAAGAATTACAGTTGCCCAAGGGGTCAAGATCGAACCTGCTTCATGAACATTGCTAGGCcgttataaatgcaaaaatgagtttgtttgttacgctatCACGTTCTAGCTACTCAacgatttttttacatatacctACTACTACATAGCCAGgggtatagaaaaaaaacataggCTATATTACACCTCCCCGTGGACGAAGTCTCTGCCGGAAACtagttatatttagtataaaggcattttttttgttttgtataatttcattgaagtgtacttttattttatttaaagaacgtGCAAACGAGCGTGCCTGCGTACGAGACGCAGTATTAGCCGCTACAGGCGTCAAGGCATCCAATACAGCTAATTGGTCGCGTCCAGCACAAACATTATACTCACGAATAGCCCACTTGGGGTTCCTTCATGATCGTCTCAAGGAGTTTATTGACCCTGCATCGGGACTCATGCCTCAaggtatgatatttaaatattgtactaaaaaatatctattaaatttataaatatattacttcaaaCTGTTGTAACTCTTATTAatcttatgaaattttatattaaggttTAATGGGCGAAGGATTAGTGTCATCAATAAGAGATGAACTCACAGAATATTATCGGAGTATTGCGCTATTGCAATCCCAGGTAACTTTTGAGtatgttaaacataatatttattattttatttattaaatttactacgAGTACAATCTTTATAGGTGTGCGAAGGTGACGGCGGCGGTGGTACATTGCGACGTGTTTGCGTGTGGGCTTATGAACCCCTGCATCGCCTGACCTGGCTCGCCAATATCGCACATACAGCACATcataaaaaaggttataaaaattagattttttctaAACATACAATACGTTTCTGATCCGTAATAGCTAGATGATAAAAACTTGTTAgagaaaagtaaatataatattggataTCGAAATGTTGTAAGATCCACTAGTAGACCAATTCTAAAAGATTCTGACACCTATTTGTCGTATTTCGTCCATAATTAGTCCTTCCCCCACGCAGGCGGAGAGCTGGCATCGTGCGTGCACCGCTTCGTGCGGCACGGAGACGAGCGCGTGGCCACGCTGGCGCGCCGGCTGCTCACCGCGCTCACCTACCCCCTCCTGCTCATGCTTACTCGCTGGCTCCTACACGGTACGCAGGGCGCGCCGCGATTGTTGTTTAGGGTACTATCATGCTTCGtttggcttttattttaattaaacgtaatTTTTCGCAGGAGAGATCGACGATCCTTTTAACGAGTTTTTCATCGAAAGCAGAAGTGGCGTGCCAATAGATAGAATGTGGCATGATAAATATAG
This genomic window from Vanessa tameamea isolate UH-Manoa-2023 chromosome 5, ilVanTame1 primary haplotype, whole genome shotgun sequence contains:
- the LOC113392670 gene encoding tRNA-uridine aminocarboxypropyltransferase 1; amino-acid sequence: MNPKSLEARNRDDNPFKGLKISNSSTLDGVSNRSPCPRCGKSRMYFCYTCFVPVSCLEGRIPICSLPIKVDIIKHKREIDGKSTAAHAAVLAPGDVNVYTYPEIPEYVIDGRTVLLYPGTEARTVKELFTGKCNSQTYTENVLAQLPSGYNVGTLMTKIFSHNNGNNEIYHAEELPINRLVLIDSTWNQSRGIFADKRLQKIPQIVLQNRISQFWRHQKGSPRWYLSTIEALHQLLLELHMSAWGRSILYENELTKHFPIHTQENHTLCKPYDGQYDNLLYFFKYMYEKLHTLYKHDDLLAYKRPMEI
- the Ebi gene encoding F-box-like/WD repeat-containing protein TBL1X isoform X2; amino-acid sequence: MSFSIDEVNFLVYRYLQESGFHHSAYTFGIESHISQSNINGALVPPAALLNILQKGLQYTEAEITIGEDGTETRLTESLSLIDAVTPDIVAARQNAHNAQKQANKEPGSGGEQNGVDGTTCTAATTTGGAATPSAPENMDVDQSIEIPASKATVLRGHESEVFICAWNPSTDLLASGSGDSTARIWDMSDNPATTPNQLVLRHCIQKGGAEVPSNKDVTSLDWNCDGNLLATGSYDGYARIWTTDGTLASTLGQHKGPIFALKWNKRGNYILSAGVDKTTIIWDAASGQCTQQFSFHAAPALDVDWQTNTAFASCSTDQCIHVCRLHVDKPIKSFQGHTNEVNAIKWDPQGQLLASCSDDMTLKIWSMKQDTCVHDLKAHSKEIYTIKWSPTGPGTQNPNMNLILASASFDSTVRLWDVERGVCIHTLTKHTEPVYSVAFSPDGKFLASGSFDKCVHIWSTQTGGLVHSYKGTGGIFEVCWNSRGTKVGASASDGSVFVLDLRKL
- the Ebi gene encoding F-box-like/WD repeat-containing protein TBL1X isoform X1 — translated: MSFSIDEVNFLVYRYLQESGFHHSAYTFGIESHISQSNINGALVPPAALLNILQKGLQYTEAEITIGEDGTETRLTESLSLIDAVTPDIVAARQNAHNAQKQANKEPGSGGEQNGVDTINLQGTTCTAATTTGGAATPSAPENMDVDQSIEIPASKATVLRGHESEVFICAWNPSTDLLASGSGDSTARIWDMSDNPATTPNQLVLRHCIQKGGAEVPSNKDVTSLDWNCDGNLLATGSYDGYARIWTTDGTLASTLGQHKGPIFALKWNKRGNYILSAGVDKTTIIWDAASGQCTQQFSFHAAPALDVDWQTNTAFASCSTDQCIHVCRLHVDKPIKSFQGHTNEVNAIKWDPQGQLLASCSDDMTLKIWSMKQDTCVHDLKAHSKEIYTIKWSPTGPGTQNPNMNLILASASFDSTVRLWDVERGVCIHTLTKHTEPVYSVAFSPDGKFLASGSFDKCVHIWSTQTGGLVHSYKGTGGIFEVCWNSRGTKVGASASDGSVFVLDLRKL